The sequence CCGTTGGGCACGCCGCTGTGGTCGTTCGCAGCCAGGGCCTGCAGCAGGCGGCCGCTGCCGATGTCGATCAGATAGAGCAGCGCCCTGTCGTTCCGGCTGCCATAGCCGTTCGCTGCCAGCACTACCCAGCGCCCATCGCTCAGCCGTACCAGGCTCGGACGCGGCAAGCCGAAACCGAGCTCGGCGAAGCGTTCGCTGGCGTCGATCTCCCAGAGCAACCGCGGGCTCCGCGGATCGCTCACGTCCAGCGCAAAGAACCCTCGCCCCCCGCCGCCAAGGCTGCCGACCAGCACGGTGTGCCAGTCACCGTCGATGTAGACATCCTCGGCCACCAGCGGCCCGTCGACGAAGTAGCGATGCCGGTCGCCGACGTATCCCGGATCGGCCAACTGGTTGAGCTCGCCGATGACAGCGCTGGGCACGAAGGCGAAGAGCTCGTCGCCACTGTCAACCGCAAAGGCGTGCAGCATGCCGTCGTTGGCGCCGACGTACAGGACGCTCGGGCGCTGCCCCTGGGCAGCCTTGAACGCACTGTAGCGCTGCGCCTGCAGGTCGCCCTCGAGGCGGTCGAGCGCCCGTGCATTGCGCGACGGCGGACCGATCAGCAACGGAGTCGAATTGACGATGTCGCCGAGCACCGAACTGCGCTGACGAAAGAGTCGTTCTTCCTCTCCACGCTCACCGCGCAGGAACGCCAGGCGTTCGCGCCCCAGCCCATCCGGCTCCCCCTCCGGAGGACGATCAAGCGCCGCCTGCTGCGACGCATCGAGATTGGCCCAACGGAAATCGACCAGTTCGCCATCTCGATGCATCAGCACACGGCGCACCATGCCCTGCGCTTCGAGCCGCGCCCTGGCGCTCCACAGCGCTTCACGCTGGCCGTTCGGTTGCAGCCGGTAGCGCGTGAGATCGCCGCTCCAGTCCGCGCTGTCGAAGCTCGCGACGTAGCCATGGGAACCGGCCTCAACCGCAGGCGCTGATACGGAGGCAAGGCACAAGGGCAATTGGCTGACCTCCGCCTGCACCTGGAAGACCAGGCAAAAGACGAGCGCTGACGCGCCCGCGAAAGGGTGCTTCATGGGTTGTCCTCAATTGGCATAGCGCCGCGCGTACACCACTTGCAGGATCACCGGCGCACGTCCGGCGTCGCCGCTGGCATAGGCATCGACGTAGTAGAAGTCGGTACGCGGAATCGCCTCGCCGAGATTGCCGAGGTTCAATCCCTCGCCATCGCTGGCGAAGTACGCCGCATGCAGGCGCGGCGCCGGCTCGAAGCGCGTGAGCCCGTCGGAGCCGCGGTAGTCCCGCGCATTGCCCGGCGCCGCCCACCAGCGCTGCGGATCGCCCTGCCACAGCCAGCGCCAGCGCTCGTCGTGGACATCACGCACTTGCTCGACCTGCAGCACGCAAAGCGCCTGCGCCGCGCGGCAGTCTTCCCCCCGCCCGTCCTCGGGCCCGGTCATCTGCGCCAGACGCCGCTCGCCTTCGCGCAGCGCGGACTCGGCGGCATTGAAGACTCTCCGTTGCTCGGAACCATTGCCCACCAGGCGGAACTCCAGCTGCGCCGCGCGCATGCCGGTCATCGCCAGCAGGGTCAGCATCAGCAGCATGAGCAGCGCTACCAGAAGCACCGCGCCAACCTGTCTGCGCTTCATGGGCCAATGCTCCGCAGCGCCAGGCTGAGCTGGCTGAGGTGCAGCAGCCGATGGTCCCCGGCGGGCAGTTCGAGTCGCCTTCCGCTGAGCGCGCGCCAGTGTTCCGGGCGCTCGCTGGCGATGCCGTCGGCCGCATGCTGCTCACTGGCGAACAGCAGGGCGATACCGATGGCCTGGAGCGGGTCCCGCGGCCGGGGAAGTGGCTGGAACTGAAAATCCAGCAGCCCATCGACCAGCACGCTGCTACTGGCGAAACCCACAGCGCTCTCGACGCGGGAAGCACAACCCAGCTCGCCGGCGAGGCTGTCGAAACTCAGGCGCGCCACCACGTTGAGCGGCTGCGCGGAGAAGGCCAGCGGGTTGCCCGTGCAGTCCGCCTCCTGCGCTTCGAAGCCGCGCTGATAGCGCACACACAGCTCGGCGCGGCGACCGTCGCCAGCATGTGCGAGGGCAATGCTCTGACCGCTGGCGAAGGCGGGACAGCCGCCACTCGCGGGCATAGCCCCAAAGGCCGCTTCAGGCGAATCCTGCTCGGGCCTGGTGCGATAACCCGCCTGCGCCACCAGCCGGCTGATGAGCTGGATGGCGAGCCGGGCGTTCTCCTGGTTGGCCAGTTGCCCCTGCTGAACCCCGTAATGCCGCTTGCCGTCGAGGAACAGCTGGGTGATGCCCAGCACCAGGAAGCCGCCCAGCGCCAAGGCCACCAGCAGCTCGACCAGCGCCAGGGCGCGCTGCCGCCTCATTTCATAGTTCCGCGCGCAGGGCATGGCTGCATACCTCCTGCTCGCACAGGCCAGAGCGACGGTCGGACCAGAACAGACGCACGAGCACCGCGCTGCCGGTCGCCGAACATTGCCCGGGCGCGGCGCTTCGACAGATCTCGACGCGCCCGAGCAGCTCCGCGTCTACCGGCAGCAGCCGCTCGATGCTCTGCCGCCAGCAAGCGAGGTCGGCGCGCGCGACGGCAACACCGCCGGCGCGGCGATCGCGCTCGGCACAATTTCCCGTTGCACCGGGGAAAGCTTCGCCGTGCGCTTTGAAATAACCGTCGATGCCTGCTGGGTTACTGCGCATCAGCTCCAGCAGATCGCTGGCCAGCAAGGTCGCGCTATCGCGCCATTGCGCGTCCAGGAGGTGCTGCTGGGCCCTGGCCTGAAAGGCCAGCGACCCGAGCACGCCGATGCCCAGCACCAGCAGCGCGACCAGCACTTCGATCAGGGTGAATCCACGGGAGTCCTGCATGGGCGATCCTCGGCATGGCCATTGGGAGCGCACAGGCTGCCGCGCGAGTGCAGGCGGCGATGCAGGCTTCGTCCATCAGTAAGCGAAGGGTTTTCCCCCAGGATGCTAGGAGGGTTTTGACGGCGCACCGACGCTTCCTACGTGGCGTCCGGTTGTCCGCGCCAGCCGACCGCTCATCGTGGACGGAGTAGGAAGCGTCCCTCAGAAACGCGAAAAGCACGCCGAAGCGTGCTTTCCGGAACCCCTCCGGCTGCGCTAGTTGCCGGGCGCCTGATGAACGATCACGTTCTGCGTCGGGGTCGGCGCCGGGAAGCCAGTGCCCAGCGCTTCCTTGATGGTACGGTTGGTGTCGAAGTAGACCTGCCAGTAGTTGTCGTTGTGGCAGTACGGACGCACTGCCAGTACCGGGCCGACCAGGTTGAACTCGAGGATTTCCACGTCCACAGCCGGTTCGGCGAGCACGTTGGGGATCTGCGCGATGCGCTCCTTGAGCAGGGCGGCGGCAGCGGCATAGTCGGCGGCGCCGGACAGCTGTGCCTTGAGGTCTACACGGCGGAACGCGTTCTGCGTGAAGTTCTGGATGGTGTCGCCGAAGATCTTGTTGTTGCCAACGAGGGTCAGCACGTTGTCCGGAGTGTTGATCGCGGTGACGAACAGGCCGATCTCCTTGACCGTGCCGGTGACACCGCCGGCGCTGACGAAATCACCGACCTTGAACGGCCGCAGCACGATGATGAAGCCGCCGGCGGCGAGGTTGGCCAACAGCCCCGACCAGGCCATGCCGATGGCCACGCCGGCGGCGGCGATCAAGGCCGCCAGGCTGGTGGTCTGCACGCCGAAGTAACCGAGGATGCCGATCACCAGGACGATGTTCAGGGTCACGGTGATGAAGGAGCCGACATAGCGCAGCAGCGTGGGGTCGACCTTCTGCCGGCCAAGAGCCTTCTCGACCATGTTCACCGCCATGCCGATCAGCCAGCGGCCGATCATCCAGAAGGCAATGGCGGCGAGGATCTTGATGCCGAAGGCCAGGGCGTATTGCTGTACCAGCGCCCAGATCTCGTTGAATTTCTCCGTACTCACATTGACGATGTTGGTGTCACCCATGGTCTTGCCTCATCCGTTGATCGAGAAACGACCACGGAAAAGCTAGCACGCGCTCCGCAGCTTGCTCGCCGGGCAATTTTCCCGCTTGCGCGCGTTCAGACCGCCAGTTCCCAGTGCGGCATCACCGTCACGCGCACTTCCGGATCGTGGCTGCCGCCGCCGAGGATCACTCCGCGCAGCGGCGAGACGTCAGCGAAATCGCGGCCCCAGGCGAGGGTGATGTGCTCCAGCGAGGGCAGCACGTCGTTGGTCGGGTCGAAGTCCACCCAGCCGTTCTGCGGGCAATACAGCGACACCCAGGCATGCGAGGCGTCTGCGCCAATCAGTCGCGGCTGCCCGGGCGGCGGCTGGGTCAGCAGGTAGCCGCTGACGTAGCGCGCGGCCAACCCGCGCGAACGCAGGCAGGCGAGCATCAGGTGGGCGAAGTCCTGGCAAACGCCGCGGCGGCGCTCCAGCACTTCGGTCAGCGGCGTGGCGACCTGGGTCGCCTCGGCATCGAAGGCGAATTCGCCGTGGATCTTGCCCATCAGCCGCGCGGCGCCCTCGAGCAGCGGCAGGCCGGGCGTGAAGCAGTCGGCGCCGAACTCGGCGAACTGTCGCTTGATCCGTACGTAGGGCGATTCCACCCGGTAGCGGCAGGCGTCCAGCTCCTCACGGCCCAGCGGCCGTCCGCTGAAAGCCAACGCAGCAGCCACCTGCTCCCAGGCCGGCGAGGCCTGCAGGCTCAGCGGCAAGCGCGGTAGCACTTCCACCTGAAGGCGCGCATCGACCCGCAACTCGTCATGCGGGCGCTCGAAGGCCAGGCGCGTCAGGGGATTGCCGAAAACGTCGACGCCGTCGCTGCGCCGGGTCGGTAGCGGCTCGATCAGCAGCTCGCGGGCCAGGCAGCGCTGCCACGGGCAATCGCGCGGCCACAGGTGCAGCAGCTGCTGCGACAGCGATACGGGCGCGGCATAGCGGTAGCGGGTGTCGTGGAACACCTGGTAGCGGGCGACTTCGCCCGGCGGACTGGAGACCAGGGGCAAGGCCATCAGGTGGACACCGTGCGTTGGCTGACGTCATCGACGTGAGCGAAGTAGCGCAGGCCGAGTCGATCGGAAACCTGCCCGGCACCGCGCGCCAGCTCGCGCAGCAGGCGCGCCAGGCCGGCGAGCACTTCGTCCAGCCCGGCATTGCCGAACAGCGCCTCTTCCAGAGTGGCGAAGTCGAAGCTGCGCAGGCGCTCGGTGAGGTGCTTCAGGTCCATTTCGCGCGGCGCGCCGAACTCCTGGTGCAGGCGCTCCAGCGAGCGATCCAGGGCCTGCAACTGGAAGAACAGCGCATGCGGGTTCTGTTCGTGCAGCAGGAGCAGGTCGAGAACCGGGATCAGCTGCGGTCCGGCCAGGTAACGAGAGCGGTAGGTGATGGTGCTGTTGCCCAGTTCCAGCAACCACTCCAGCGCGCCCGGGTCCCAGGCCGCGCCGCCTTCGAGGAAGCCGGCGATGGCGTCGGCGAAGAACTGGATGCGTTCGATGCGCCGGCCGATCATCAGGAAGCGCCAGCCGTCGTCGCGGGTCATGTCGTCGAGGGCGAAGCCGGACAGCGCCGCCAGCGACATCAGCAGGCGGTTGAGGAAGTCCAGGGCGTCGCCCAGCTCGGTACGCCGCGGATCCAGCCCCTGCAGCTCGCGCTGCAATTCGAGCAGCGCCAGCCAGTTCTCCCGCGACAGCCGTCCGCGCACCTGCGCGGCGGCCCAGTGCAAGCGGCGCAAATTGGCGCTCAGGCTGCTGCCTGAATCGCCTTCGAGCAGGGCCGCGAGCAGACGTTGCTCCAGTGGCTCTTCACCCTGAGGCAACACGCCGAGAGCGCTGGCCAGGGCGAGCGCGCTGCGTAGGGCTTGTTCGTCGCCATCGGCATCGACATAGCGCGACAGCACCACGCGCAGCAGCCGCGCATTGTCATCGCAACGCTCGGCGTAGCGGCCGAACCAGAACAGGTTCTCCACCACCCGCGAGGGCAGGTACGGGTCTTCGCGGATCAGGTCGCGCGCGCCGATGCTGCGCGGCCGCAGGGGCTCGCCGTGGACCGGGAGGTCGGCCAGCACCCAGGTGTCCTTGCTCGCGCCGCCGCGCTGCATTGAAACCACTTCGGCGTCCGCCGCCGAGGCCACCCGCGTCAGGCCGCCGGGCATCACCCAGTAACTGCCGTCGCTGCCGGCGACCACGAACACGCGCATGCCGATGGCCCGCGACTGCAACTCGCCCCGCGCGCCGTGGCTGTGCCAGACCGGCGCCTGGGACAGCTGCGCCTGGCGTTGCGCGACATAGGCGTGCGGCTGCGCAGCCAGGCGGGCCTCCAGCTCCGCGCGCGCAGTAGCATCCAGCGCATGGCCGAAGAGCGGCTCGAAGCTTTGCGAGGGGAAGGCCGGCTTGATTACCAGGTGATCCAGCTCCGCCAGCGCGCTACTCACCGCGCCCGGCTCGCCGCACCAGCGCGTCTGCACGGCCGGCAGCAGCAGTTCTTCGCCGAGCAGGCGCCGCGCCGCCGCCGGGAGGAAGCCGAGCAGGCCGGGGGATTCCAGCACCCCGCTGCCCAGCGCGTTGGCCACCAGCACGCGGCCGCAGCGAACGGCATCGAGCAGGCCTGGCACGCCGAGCGCGGAATCGGTACGCAGCTCCAGCGGATCGCAAAAGTCGTCGTCGAGGCGGCGCAGCACCGCATGCACGCGCTGCAGGCCGCCAAGAGTCTTCAGGTACAAGGTCGCGTCGCGCACCGTCAGGTCATGCCCCTCGACCAGCGGGAAGCCGAGCTGGCGCGCCAGGTAGAGGTGCTCGAAATAGGTCTCGTTGAATCGCCCCGGCGTCAGCAACACCACCAGCGGCGTCTCGCCGTCGCCCGGGGCGCATTGCGAAAGGGTCTCCTGCAACGTGCGGAAGTAGCCGGCCAGGTATTGCACGCGCAGGTCGCGGTAGAGCTCGGGCAAGGCGCGCGAGACGATCTGCCGGTTCTCCAGCGCATAGCCCGCACCGGACGGCGCCTGGGTGCGGTCGGCAAGGACGTGCCAGCGGCCATCGGCGTCGCGCGCAAGATCAGCCGCATAGCAGTGCAGGTAGATGCCGCCGGGCGGGGTCAGGCCGCTGCAGGGCCAGAGGAAATTCGGATGACCGTAGACCAGCTCGCTGGGCAGCAGGCCTTCGCTGAGCAGGTTCTGCTCGCCGTAGAGATCGGCCAGCACCGCGTTGAGCAGACGCGCGCGCTGCGCCACGCCGCTGGCGATGCCCTCCCACTCCTGCGCGGACAGCAGGTTGGGCAGCAGGTCCAGCTCCCAGGGACGGTCGGCGCCCTTGGGGTCGGCGTAGACGTTGTAGGTCACGCCGTTTTCCTGGATCTGCCGCGCCAGCAGGGCCTGGCGCTGGCGCAACTGGGCGACGCTGCTGCGCTCCAGGCGTTGCAGCATGCGCTGCCAGTGCGGGCGCACCGCGCCCTCGGCGTCCAGCAGTTCGTGGTACGCCGTGGCGGTCAGCGGATAGTGGGCGAGCAGTTCGGACATCGGGGACTCGACGCGCAGGATGGCCTTCTCACTTTAGCGGGCGGACAGGGTCATGTCCGCCGCAGGTCAAGGGTCATCGGCAACTCGGCCGAGCTGTGCGGCAAGGCCACCTCCATCCGCCCGGGTGTGTGGCCATGGCGGAAGAAGCGCGCCAGGCGCCGGCTCTCGGCCTCGTAGGCGTTCACCGGGAAGCTCTCGTAGCTGCGCCCGCCCGGATGGCTGACGTGGTACTGGCAGCCGCCGAGCGAACGCTGCATCCAGGTATCGACGATGTCGAAAACCAGCGGCGCCTGCACGCCGATGGTCGGCTGCAGGCAGGACGCCGGCTGCCAGGCGCGGTAGCGTACGGCAGCGACGAACTCGCCGACCTGCCCGGTCGGCCGCAGCGGCACCGGACGACCATTGCAGGTCACCACGTAGCGATCCGGCGCCATGCCGGAAACCTTCAGCTGCACGCGCTCCAGCGACGAATCCACGTAGCGCACGGTGCCGCCGGTGGCGCCCTCCTCGCCCAGCACGTGCCAGGGCTCCAGGGCCTGGCGCAGCTCGAGGTCGATGCCCTTCACCGCATAGTCGCCGTACTTCGGGAAGCGGAATTCGAAGTGCGGGGCGAACCAATCGCTGCGCAGCGGATAGCCGAAGGCGTTGAGCTCGTGGACCACGTCGGCGAAGTCCTGCTCGACGAAGTGCGGCAGCAGGAAACGGTCGTGCAGCTCGGTGCCCCAGCGCACCAGCTTCGGCGGCGTGTAGGGCTCGGTCCAGAAGCGCGACACCAGCGCGCGCAGCAGCAACTGCTGGGCGAGGCTCATGCGCGCATGCGGCGGCATCTCGAAGGCGCGCAGCTCCAGCAGCCCCAGTCGCCCGGAGGCGCTGTCGGGCGAGTACAGCTTGTCGATGCAGAACTCGGCGCGGTGGGTATTGCCGGTGACATCCACCAGCAGGTTGCGCAGCAGACGGTCGACCAGCCACGGCGGGCAGTCGGCGCCCGGCTCGGGCATCTGCGCGAAGGCGATCTCCAGTTCATAGAGAGCGTCGTTGCGCGCCTCGTCCACCCGCGGTGCCTGCGAAGTCGGGCCGATGAACAGCCCGGAGAACAGGTAGGACAGCGATGGATGGTTGTGCCAGTAGCTGATGAGGCTGCGCAGCAGGTCCGGCCGACGCAGGAAGGGCGAGTCGCCCGGCGTGGCGCCGCCGAGGACGAAGTGGTTGCCGCCGCCGGTGCCGACGTGGCGGCCGTCGACCATGAACTTCTCGCTCGACAGCCGCGACTGGCGCGCCGCCTCGTAGAGGAATTCGGTGCGCTCGACCAGCTCGCCCCAGTTCGCCGAGGGATGGATATTCACTTCGATCACGCCCGGGTCGGGGGTGACGCGGAAGTTCACCAGGCGCGGGTCGGCCGGTGGCTCGTAGCCCTCCAGCAGCACCGGGCAGCCCAGCTCGCCGGCGGTGGCCTCGATGGCGGCGACCAGCTCCAGGTAAGCCTCCAGCTCCGCCAGCGGCGGCATGAACAGGTACAGCCGCCCCTCGCGCGGCTCGGCGCAGAGCGCGGTGCGGGTGATCCAGCCGGCGGACTGGTGCATCAACGGCTGGCGCGTGGCGTCCGGCCCGCCAGGCATGCGTCCGCGCGCCTGCTGCATCTGCGCGGCGCGTTGCAGCGGCGGGCGTGGCTGGCTCGGGTCGG is a genomic window of Pseudomonas knackmussii B13 containing:
- a CDS encoding transglutaminase family protein — translated: MALPLVSSPPGEVARYQVFHDTRYRYAAPVSLSQQLLHLWPRDCPWQRCLARELLIEPLPTRRSDGVDVFGNPLTRLAFERPHDELRVDARLQVEVLPRLPLSLQASPAWEQVAAALAFSGRPLGREELDACRYRVESPYVRIKRQFAEFGADCFTPGLPLLEGAARLMGKIHGEFAFDAEATQVATPLTEVLERRRGVCQDFAHLMLACLRSRGLAARYVSGYLLTQPPPGQPRLIGADASHAWVSLYCPQNGWVDFDPTNDVLPSLEHITLAWGRDFADVSPLRGVILGGGSHDPEVRVTVMPHWELAV
- a CDS encoding pilus assembly PilX family protein, which codes for MKRRQVGAVLLVALLMLLMLTLLAMTGMRAAQLEFRLVGNGSEQRRVFNAAESALREGERRLAQMTGPEDGRGEDCRAAQALCVLQVEQVRDVHDERWRWLWQGDPQRWWAAPGNARDYRGSDGLTRFEPAPRLHAAYFASDGEGLNLGNLGEAIPRTDFYYVDAYASGDAGRAPVILQVVYARRYAN
- a CDS encoding PilW family protein, with the protein product MRRQRALALVELLVALALGGFLVLGITQLFLDGKRHYGVQQGQLANQENARLAIQLISRLVAQAGYRTRPEQDSPEAAFGAMPASGGCPAFASGQSIALAHAGDGRRAELCVRYQRGFEAQEADCTGNPLAFSAQPLNVVARLSFDSLAGELGCASRVESAVGFASSSVLVDGLLDFQFQPLPRPRDPLQAIGIALLFASEQHAADGIASERPEHWRALSGRRLELPAGDHRLLHLSQLSLALRSIGP
- the pilV gene encoding type IV pilus modification protein PilV — translated: MQDSRGFTLIEVLVALLVLGIGVLGSLAFQARAQQHLLDAQWRDSATLLASDLLELMRSNPAGIDGYFKAHGEAFPGATGNCAERDRRAGGVAVARADLACWRQSIERLLPVDAELLGRVEICRSAAPGQCSATGSAVLVRLFWSDRRSGLCEQEVCSHALRAEL
- a CDS encoding pilus assembly protein: MKHPFAGASALVFCLVFQVQAEVSQLPLCLASVSAPAVEAGSHGYVASFDSADWSGDLTRYRLQPNGQREALWSARARLEAQGMVRRVLMHRDGELVDFRWANLDASQQAALDRPPEGEPDGLGRERLAFLRGERGEEERLFRQRSSVLGDIVNSTPLLIGPPSRNARALDRLEGDLQAQRYSAFKAAQGQRPSVLYVGANDGMLHAFAVDSGDELFAFVPSAVIGELNQLADPGYVGDRHRYFVDGPLVAEDVYIDGDWHTVLVGSLGGGGRGFFALDVSDPRSPRLLWEIDASERFAELGFGLPRPSLVRLSDGRWVVLAANGYGSRNDRALLYLIDIGSGRLLQALAANDHSGVPNGLSSPRAVDIDGDGIADYAYAGDLLGNLWRFDLAAGTEGARTAFAGRPLFAARDAAERPQPISAAPRVIRHPTGEGLLVLFGTGKFFEEADARPAVGRPMSLYGIWDRHTAGEAALGTPRITRTDLQRQVLGAEDAAGRRSLSRHPVVWRVEKDPEARVKQWGWYVDLPEAGERSIADPVSSGQLALFTTLAPNADPCSGVVSRLLAVDPRTGGAPQVDALDANHDGSIDEADRREGEVVASLRLVVGDSGLSYAFDLASGLGIALGRSETVRFFDGVRPGRQSWRVLEGGL
- a CDS encoding mechanosensitive ion channel family protein; the protein is MGDTNIVNVSTEKFNEIWALVQQYALAFGIKILAAIAFWMIGRWLIGMAVNMVEKALGRQKVDPTLLRYVGSFITVTLNIVLVIGILGYFGVQTTSLAALIAAAGVAIGMAWSGLLANLAAGGFIIVLRPFKVGDFVSAGGVTGTVKEIGLFVTAINTPDNVLTLVGNNKIFGDTIQNFTQNAFRRVDLKAQLSGAADYAAAAALLKERIAQIPNVLAEPAVDVEILEFNLVGPVLAVRPYCHNDNYWQVYFDTNRTIKEALGTGFPAPTPTQNVIVHQAPGN
- a CDS encoding circularly permuted type 2 ATP-grasp protein, which codes for MSELLAHYPLTATAYHELLDAEGAVRPHWQRMLQRLERSSVAQLRQRQALLARQIQENGVTYNVYADPKGADRPWELDLLPNLLSAQEWEGIASGVAQRARLLNAVLADLYGEQNLLSEGLLPSELVYGHPNFLWPCSGLTPPGGIYLHCYAADLARDADGRWHVLADRTQAPSGAGYALENRQIVSRALPELYRDLRVQYLAGYFRTLQETLSQCAPGDGETPLVVLLTPGRFNETYFEHLYLARQLGFPLVEGHDLTVRDATLYLKTLGGLQRVHAVLRRLDDDFCDPLELRTDSALGVPGLLDAVRCGRVLVANALGSGVLESPGLLGFLPAAARRLLGEELLLPAVQTRWCGEPGAVSSALAELDHLVIKPAFPSQSFEPLFGHALDATARAELEARLAAQPHAYVAQRQAQLSQAPVWHSHGARGELQSRAIGMRVFVVAGSDGSYWVMPGGLTRVASAADAEVVSMQRGGASKDTWVLADLPVHGEPLRPRSIGARDLIREDPYLPSRVVENLFWFGRYAERCDDNARLLRVVLSRYVDADGDEQALRSALALASALGVLPQGEEPLEQRLLAALLEGDSGSSLSANLRRLHWAAAQVRGRLSRENWLALLELQRELQGLDPRRTELGDALDFLNRLLMSLAALSGFALDDMTRDDGWRFLMIGRRIERIQFFADAIAGFLEGGAAWDPGALEWLLELGNSTITYRSRYLAGPQLIPVLDLLLLHEQNPHALFFQLQALDRSLERLHQEFGAPREMDLKHLTERLRSFDFATLEEALFGNAGLDEVLAGLARLLRELARGAGQVSDRLGLRYFAHVDDVSQRTVST